The sequence below is a genomic window from Armatimonadota bacterium.
GGAACGACCTTCAGGCCGGCGTATTTAGCAAAGTCATGAATGCCTTTGGCAACCTGAACCGCGAGTTCGCGCGTTGGGGCGAGGATCAGCGCCTGGGTGCTACTGTCCTCGGCGCTCAGCTTTTCGATGAGCGGAAGACCGAATGCGGCGGTTTTACCCGTTCCGGTCTGGGCAAGGCCGATGAAGTCGCCGCCGGTGAGAAGGGCAGGAATAGCGAGGGCCTGGATCGGGGTTGGAACCTCGAAACCGAGGTCAGCGATGGCTTTCAGCGTGTTCTCGGCGAGGCCAAGTTCGGTAAAGGTCGTCGCGTCGACGACGGTCGGTTCTGGTTTAGGCGGTGCGACTCGCTCGGATTTCTTCGGTCGTTCGCGATCGGGCTTGCCTCGGAACGGCTTCTTGCTGGACTTTGGGGGAGCCGCGTCCCACTTCTTCTTAGGTTTGAAATTGCCGCTGGCATCGGCATTTTTCGCCTTGGAGGGCGCGTCTTGATTCTTCTTTTTGGGCATGTTGATCTTGGGTTGGTCGAATTTCGTACCCAAGGTTGCGGGTATGGAAAAGCGGGGGAATGGAGACCTGCGTTGGTAGCTCCGAGTGGAAATAGTTTACCGCTTCGCAGGGGGCTTCCGAGAAAAACTGGCAGATTGACGTAGTGGGGCACCCTAGTCCAGAAACCGGGGATCGTACTCGATCCCCGCCAGCTTCAATATCTCCAAGCGCTCCTCAGCAAAGGTCATTTTCCGATGATGTTCGACTTGGTTCTGGATGTACTTGGTTACTTCGGCGATTTCGCTGTAGCCAACGGACAAAGCCGCATAACCACCCTGCCAAGCAAAATCTCGGACATCTTCTTGTAAGCGGTTTGTCGATGCCTTTTTGATTTCCTGCACCAGATTAGATATTGAATGGGTTGCTTTGATGCGAAGAAGCAGATGAACATGATCTTCGACCCCGCCAATTTCAAGAGGAATGGCCCCTAGCCCTCGAACGGTTCCACCCATATATTCGTGCGCTCTCGTCTGCAGTTCGCCTTGTAGGTACGGATTTCGATTCTTCGTGCTGAATACAATGTGGACATTGAGGCTAAGGTATGTCGACATAACAATCGATCATAGCACTTGGTCTGCGACCCACTTTGGGGTCGTGATTTGTCGTGGACTTACCCCAGGTGCAAGCACCTGGGGCTAAGGTCTTTGACCTCTTCGAGGTCATTGAGTCCGTCAAAGTCAGATTAGCCGAATGTATTTGTGGTCACGGATAAACAAGTAAATCCGAAGTCGCGCCAAAAAGATATTTCGAAGTGACGTTGGACCGTAGCACTTGGTTTGCACCCACTTCGGGGTCGGCGATTCATCGTCCTACCCCGAGTGCAGGCACCCGGGTCTAAGGTCTTTGACCTCCTCGAGGTCAGGGTTCGGGGACATCTCTAAGGTCGCGTCCTGGTAGTGAGGGTTGGAAGAGAGTGTTAGGAACCATCTGCAATTAGATCATGTTCAAAGGCTTCGAACCGATCAGCCTCTCTTTGTTTGAATAACTTTGCCAACATCTGGAGATCGACCACAAAGTGGTCGCAGACCTTAGCTTGGGGTGCCTGCACCCCAAGATTGGATCCCACCCAACAAATGACCCCGAAGTGGGTCACAGAAAATCAGAATTCGGTTCGTGGGGTCTGTTCACGTTCGTACACTTCCTCGGCGAGCGGTGGAGATCAACAAAAAACGCCCCATCGAAATTCGATGAGGCGTCTTTCGCTTCTAACCCAACCGCTTAGTGGTGGTGATGATCGTGGCCGTGGCCCTGATCTTCTTCTTCCGGAATCTCGGCCACCAAAGCTTCGGTCGTCAAGAGCAGACCAGAGATCGACGAAGCGTTCTCCAGAGCTTGGCGGACAACCTTCGTCGGGTCGACGACGCCCTGCTTGATCAGGTCGCCGAATTCGAGGGTGGCGGCGTTGAAGCCCTTGCCTTCTCGCTTGACGGTGTCCACGACCACGCTACCTTCCATGCCCGAGTTGTGGGCGATGGTTCGGAGCGGAGCCTCGATAGCCTTGCGGATGATCGAAACGCCGATGGCGGCGTCGCCTTCCAGCTTCAGCTTGTCGAGCGCCTTGGAAGAGCTGATGAGCGCGGTGCCGCCGCCGGGGACGATGCCTTCTTCGAGCGCGGCTCGCGTTGCGGCGAGGGCGTCTTCGATTCGAGCCTTCTTCTCCTTGAGGGCGGTTTCGGTGGCCGCGCCAACCTTCACGACGGCAACGCCGCCGCTCAGCTTAGCCTGTCGC
It includes:
- the tnpA gene encoding IS200/IS605 family transposase; this encodes MSTYLSLNVHIVFSTKNRNPYLQGELQTRAHEYMGGTVRGLGAIPLEIGGVEDHVHLLLRIKATHSISNLVQEIKKASTNRLQEDVRDFAWQGGYAALSVGYSEIAEVTKYIQNQVEHHRKMTFAEERLEILKLAGIEYDPRFLD